A genomic stretch from Colwellia sp. Arc7-635 includes:
- the ansA gene encoding asparaginase, with product MRKRIYIAYTGGTIGMKPSENGYIPQKQHLTDAIMKMPDFHREEMPEFTINEYQPLIDSSDMTPADWQRIANDIKKHYDDYDGFVVLHGTDTMAYTSSALSFMLENLSKPVIVTGSQIPLSQLRSDGQENLLNSLYIAANYPINEVGLYFSNKLFRGNRSIKAYADGFDAFDSPNLPPLLEAGINIKLIQGKISEPVSQPLALAQITPQPIGVVHLYPGISVDLIKNIIKQPVKALIIRSYGVGNAPQDKAMLDCLKQANDNGIVIVNCSQCIKGTVNMKGYATGNALSKIGVISGNDMTLEATLTKLHYLLSKNYSHEKICRLLEVSLRGELS from the coding sequence ATGAGAAAACGCATTTACATCGCCTACACTGGCGGCACCATTGGCATGAAACCGAGTGAAAATGGCTATATCCCACAGAAACAGCATTTAACTGACGCAATAATGAAAATGCCAGATTTTCACCGTGAAGAAATGCCTGAGTTTACCATCAATGAATACCAGCCATTAATAGACTCTTCTGATATGACCCCCGCTGATTGGCAACGTATCGCTAATGATATAAAAAAACATTACGATGACTATGATGGCTTTGTGGTTTTACATGGTACAGATACCATGGCTTATACCAGTTCCGCTTTGTCGTTTATGCTGGAAAATTTAAGTAAACCCGTTATCGTTACCGGCTCGCAAATTCCATTAAGTCAATTACGCTCTGACGGTCAGGAAAATCTATTAAACTCATTGTACATTGCCGCTAATTATCCCATTAATGAAGTTGGCTTATATTTTAGTAACAAGCTTTTCCGAGGTAATCGAAGTATTAAGGCCTATGCTGATGGTTTTGATGCCTTTGATTCGCCAAATTTACCGCCTTTACTTGAAGCTGGGATTAACATTAAATTAATCCAAGGGAAAATTTCAGAGCCGGTATCTCAACCGTTAGCCTTAGCGCAAATTACGCCACAACCTATTGGTGTCGTACATTTGTATCCCGGTATTTCAGTAGATCTCATTAAAAATATTATTAAGCAACCTGTTAAAGCATTGATCATTCGTAGTTATGGCGTTGGTAATGCGCCACAAGACAAAGCCATGCTAGATTGTTTGAAGCAAGCGAATGACAATGGCATTGTTATCGTTAATTGTAGCCAATGTATTAAAGGCACGGTAAACATGAAAGGTTATGCGACCGGTAATGCGCTGAGTAAAATTGGTGTTATTAGCGGTAACGATATGACTTTAGAGGCGACATTAACTAAATTACATTATTTACTAAGCAAAAATTACAGCCATGAAAAAATATGCCGATTATTAGAAGTTAGTTTACGTGGTGAATTAAGTTAA